The Nitrospira tepida genome includes a window with the following:
- a CDS encoding iron-containing redox enzyme family protein, which translates to MKARRSPTTRPTAADAPLSRQAFAEACLSIMDRKHHWAWPILMGPGMSKDQLKIHYQQEYLVYVRDFPVLLARVHGQNPPPDVRRMLAANIYEEDTGGLSFGRSHPELFQEMMRGLGYELDDFQRARLLPAAAAYRAWLDRVSAHRDWVVGAAALAIFVEGSVKDRREIAEPSKPKSQDEIETYIDQHPLVRHHHISRATMDLIRAHQQVEAGHRQDAYAMVLTHATTARQQRAVLACLSRALTLWTKYRDEVAKACRLRKSS; encoded by the coding sequence GTGAAAGCAAGGCGATCCCCAACGACCAGGCCAACGGCAGCGGACGCGCCGCTCAGCCGCCAAGCCTTTGCCGAAGCCTGCCTTTCGATCATGGATCGCAAACATCATTGGGCCTGGCCCATCCTCATGGGACCGGGCATGTCGAAGGACCAGTTGAAGATTCACTACCAGCAGGAATATCTCGTCTATGTCAGAGATTTTCCGGTCCTCTTGGCGCGGGTCCACGGCCAGAACCCGCCTCCGGACGTCCGCCGGATGCTGGCGGCCAATATCTATGAGGAGGACACGGGCGGCCTGTCCTTCGGGCGGTCTCATCCCGAGCTGTTTCAGGAGATGATGCGGGGACTGGGGTACGAGTTGGACGACTTCCAGCGAGCCAGACTCTTGCCGGCTGCCGCCGCCTATCGCGCATGGCTCGATCGGGTCTCGGCCCATCGCGACTGGGTCGTGGGTGCCGCGGCGCTCGCCATCTTCGTGGAGGGCAGCGTCAAGGACCGGCGCGAGATCGCGGAGCCGTCCAAACCCAAATCTCAGGACGAGATTGAAACCTACATCGACCAGCATCCGCTCGTGCGGCATCATCACATCTCTCGCGCAACGATGGATTTGATCCGCGCGCATCAACAGGTCGAAGCCGGGCACCGCCAGGATGCCTACGCCATGGTCTTGACCCATGCCACGACCGCCCGGCAGCAACGGGCGGTGTTGGCCTGTCTTTCCCGAGCCCTTACCCTGTGGACCAAATATCGGGACGAAGTGGCCAAAGCCTGCCGGCTTCGCAAGTCATCGTGA
- a CDS encoding putative signal transducing protein, with translation MVVLIEPQDEGQLAVVRSLLDANDILYYVKNEWFGSLYPGFPLPFNQRVVMVLEADYVRAEILLRGLRDDGVPPAAS, from the coding sequence ATGGTGGTCTTGATCGAACCGCAGGACGAAGGGCAGTTGGCGGTCGTGCGGAGCCTCTTGGATGCCAACGACATCCTCTACTACGTCAAGAACGAATGGTTCGGAAGCCTGTATCCGGGGTTTCCGCTGCCCTTTAACCAGCGGGTCGTCATGGTTCTGGAAGCTGATTACGTCCGCGCCGAGATCCTTCTGCGAGGATTGCGCGATGACGGAGTCCCGCCCGCCGCGTCCTGA